A window of Streptomyces gilvosporeus contains these coding sequences:
- a CDS encoding SRPBCC family protein, giving the protein MAKTERENGGAGDSGIDRLRDEFGNYVNAWVGNLAEKAGDKLVDVTDQLTDIAENGGSLAQIGSGILQGDSPIKAAITGKAKEVKDNVLGKAKEALGGGSGGKAGSTKVTNIIEFIDVGVPLRTAYDHWTQFEKFSSFTKGVRSVSQSDDVTSDWKAKVGPSSRSWKATVQEQIPDERIMWTSEGAKGTTRGAVSFHELAPGLTRIVLVVEYYASGFFEKTANIWRAQGRRLRLDFKHFQRYVTLTDEEPEGWRGEIRDGEVVRTHEEAIEAEEEEADEEEGEEEDEEGGEDGEGGDREEYADEDEEYDADYEDDEQESGADEDRYEDEEEEEDEDEGEDRDEDEGK; this is encoded by the coding sequence ATGGCCAAGACGGAAAGGGAAAACGGCGGCGCAGGAGACTCGGGTATCGATCGACTGCGTGACGAGTTCGGAAACTATGTGAACGCCTGGGTGGGGAACCTGGCCGAAAAGGCCGGCGACAAACTGGTGGATGTGACGGACCAGCTCACCGATATCGCCGAGAACGGCGGTTCGCTGGCCCAGATCGGTTCCGGCATCCTCCAAGGCGACTCCCCGATCAAGGCCGCGATCACCGGGAAGGCCAAGGAGGTCAAGGACAACGTCCTCGGCAAGGCCAAGGAAGCCCTCGGCGGTGGGTCGGGAGGCAAGGCGGGCAGTACGAAGGTCACCAACATCATCGAGTTCATCGATGTCGGTGTGCCCCTGCGCACTGCCTACGACCACTGGACCCAGTTCGAGAAATTCAGCAGCTTCACCAAGGGCGTACGCAGCGTCTCGCAGAGCGATGACGTGACCAGCGACTGGAAAGCAAAGGTCGGCCCGTCGAGCAGAAGCTGGAAGGCGACCGTCCAGGAGCAGATACCCGACGAACGCATCATGTGGACCTCGGAAGGCGCCAAGGGGACGACCCGGGGCGCCGTCAGTTTCCATGAACTGGCACCCGGTCTCACCCGTATCGTGCTGGTCGTCGAATACTACGCCTCCGGATTCTTCGAGAAGACCGCCAATATCTGGCGAGCCCAGGGCCGCCGGTTGCGGCTGGATTTCAAACACTTCCAGCGTTACGTCACCCTCACCGACGAGGAACCGGAAGGCTGGCGCGGGGAAATACGTGACGGGGAGGTCGTGCGCACCCACGAAGAGGCCATAGAAGCCGAGGAAGAAGAGGCGGACGAAGAAGAGGGCGAGGAAGAAGACGAAGAAGGCGGAGAAGACGGAGAAGGCGGCGACCGCGAGGAGTACGCCGACGAGGACGAGGAATACGACGCGGACTACGAGGACGATGAGCAGGAATCCGGGGCCGACGAAGACCGCTATGAGGATGAAGAAGAGGAGGAAGACGAAGACGAAGGCGAAGACCGTGATGAGGACGAAGGGAAATGA
- a CDS encoding gas vesicle protein: protein MTAAEGRLPEVSPPAGLPAADRPLPETPFPDRPLPDRQIALIDLLDRLLAGGVVVTGDVVLSIADIDLVRISLRALIASISERTLSPWATAPPAPAAHPDGHDLPVSERHAPRRPPPG, encoded by the coding sequence ATGACGGCGGCCGAGGGGCGCCTGCCGGAGGTGAGCCCGCCAGCGGGGCTCCCGGCGGCGGACCGGCCGCTCCCGGAAACGCCGTTCCCGGACCGGCCGCTCCCCGACCGGCAGATAGCGCTGATCGATCTGCTGGACCGGTTGCTCGCCGGGGGCGTGGTCGTCACCGGCGACGTCGTCCTCTCCATCGCCGATATCGACCTCGTACGCATCTCTCTGCGCGCACTGATCGCCTCGATCAGTGAACGGACCCTCTCACCGTGGGCGACCGCACCGCCCGCTCCCGCTGCCCACCCAGACGGCCATGACCTGCCCGTCTCCGAGCGCCATGCCCCCCGCCGGCCGCCGCCCGGTTGA
- a CDS encoding CsbD family protein translates to MGIGEKARNFGKIAEGKTKEKLGHALGNEHMQWKGTAEKIKGKMKHAAEKARDTLKH, encoded by the coding sequence ATGGGCATCGGAGAGAAGGCCAGGAACTTCGGCAAAATCGCCGAAGGAAAGACCAAGGAAAAGCTCGGCCACGCCCTCGGCAACGAACATATGCAGTGGAAGGGCACGGCCGAGAAGATCAAGGGCAAGATGAAGCACGCGGCGGAAAAGGCCAGGGATACGCTGAAGCACTGA
- a CDS encoding MarR family transcriptional regulator yields the protein MSEAKEAAPGLQVVHQLRAVTVELDLLGAEFAQRNGLHPTDLRALIWLLDAARSGTPATPGRLGAELGLNSAGTTALVDRLERLGHVRRVRDTRDRRRVLLEVDERAVALGELFFGPLIGQIVGALETFSAPEVATVQRFLLAVRKIVAGQRGLP from the coding sequence ATGAGTGAGGCGAAAGAGGCGGCGCCCGGGCTCCAGGTGGTGCATCAGCTGCGCGCCGTCACCGTTGAACTCGACCTGCTCGGCGCCGAGTTCGCGCAGCGCAACGGGCTGCATCCGACGGACCTGCGCGCCCTGATCTGGCTGCTGGACGCGGCACGGTCGGGAACCCCCGCGACTCCGGGCCGCCTCGGAGCCGAGCTCGGTCTGAACTCCGCCGGGACCACGGCCCTGGTCGACCGACTGGAGAGGCTCGGGCATGTGCGGCGCGTACGGGACACCCGGGACCGGCGCCGGGTGCTGCTGGAGGTCGACGAACGGGCGGTCGCCCTGGGGGAGTTGTTCTTCGGGCCGCTGATCGGGCAGATCGTCGGGGCGCTGGAGACCTTCAGCGCCCCGGAGGTGGCGACGGTCCAGCGGTTCCTGCTGGCGGTACGGAAGATCGTGGCCGGTCAGCGAGGTCTGCCGTAG
- a CDS encoding gas vesicle protein, whose translation MAAGDKGETERIRRPSKKKTAKKTVTKTATTTAPKAADTTAAQDGVKRAARRISAPHAMRNAAEQLQELLGRAPESVSSVKPTDDGWQADVEVLELERIPETTSVMASYRVTLDEEGGLVAYERTRRYTRGQIDRNP comes from the coding sequence ATGGCCGCAGGTGACAAGGGCGAGACGGAGCGAATCCGGCGCCCGTCCAAGAAGAAGACTGCCAAGAAGACCGTTACGAAGACCGCCACAACGACGGCTCCCAAGGCTGCCGACACAACTGCCGCGCAGGACGGCGTGAAGCGTGCTGCCCGCCGTATTTCGGCCCCGCACGCCATGCGGAACGCGGCCGAGCAGCTCCAGGAGCTGTTGGGGCGCGCCCCCGAGTCCGTTTCCTCGGTGAAACCGACGGACGACGGCTGGCAGGCGGACGTCGAAGTCCTGGAGCTGGAGCGCATTCCGGAGACCACCAGCGTCATGGCGAGCTACCGGGTGACGCTCGACGAGGAAGGCGGACTGGTGGCGTACGAGCGCACCCGTCGCTACACCCGAGGGCAGATAGACCGTAATCCCTAG
- a CDS encoding GvpL/GvpF family gas vesicle protein: protein MAVYVYSVVAADHPQRLDDVHGVGDPPVALRTVRVGKLSAVVSDGPEDLRPKRRDLAAHQAVQEHLMADGTVLPMQFGFLAADDDAVRQVLEDRADDFAERLRALEGCAEYRLKAAQDEEALLRQILRESDEARGLNDEIRSGRNSPELPLALGELVAQEVQARQARLAAELVDVLREHARDERAAQATGEDFLSVSFLVDRDHEARFLSAERGLADELGEDFDLRLQGPLPAYSFV, encoded by the coding sequence ATGGCCGTGTATGTCTACTCCGTTGTGGCGGCCGATCATCCGCAGCGGCTGGACGACGTCCACGGGGTGGGTGACCCGCCGGTCGCCCTCCGTACGGTGCGCGTCGGGAAGCTGTCCGCAGTCGTGAGCGACGGCCCGGAGGACCTTCGGCCCAAACGCCGGGATCTCGCCGCCCACCAGGCCGTACAGGAGCATCTGATGGCCGACGGTACGGTCCTGCCGATGCAGTTCGGTTTCCTCGCCGCCGACGACGACGCCGTACGGCAGGTGCTGGAGGACCGCGCCGACGACTTCGCCGAGCGGCTGCGGGCGTTGGAGGGCTGCGCCGAATACCGCCTCAAGGCGGCGCAGGACGAGGAGGCGCTGCTGCGCCAGATCCTGCGCGAGTCGGACGAGGCGCGCGGCCTCAACGACGAGATCAGAAGCGGCCGCAACAGTCCGGAACTGCCGCTCGCCCTCGGCGAACTGGTCGCACAGGAGGTACAGGCCCGCCAGGCCCGGCTGGCCGCCGAACTGGTCGACGTCCTGCGCGAACACGCCCGTGACGAGCGGGCGGCGCAGGCGACCGGGGAGGACTTCCTGAGTGTGTCCTTCCTGGTGGACCGGGACCACGAGGCACGCTTCCTGAGCGCCGAACGCGGCCTCGCCGACGAACTCGGCGAGGACTTCGACCTCCGGCTGCAGGGCCCGCTCCCCGCGTACAGCTTTGTCTAG
- a CDS encoding gas vesicle structural protein GvpA, translating into MTVVPQGGGTLSRTGGPGQGNLYDVLDLILDRGLVIDVFARISLVGIELLKVDARIVVASVDTYLRFAEACNRLDLEAGKKKPQELTDIVGEVTKGGAESKTKGALQGAAEAVSDAIKGGGEGGREESGEDEEEGEHGKERERVHRARRKEPAERRERPSRRATRQREE; encoded by the coding sequence GTGACTGTGGTGCCGCAAGGCGGAGGAACCCTCTCGAGGACCGGCGGGCCCGGCCAGGGGAACCTCTATGACGTTCTCGATCTGATTTTGGACCGTGGCCTGGTCATCGATGTCTTTGCGCGGATATCGCTGGTGGGCATCGAACTTCTCAAGGTCGACGCCCGCATCGTCGTGGCGAGCGTCGACACCTATCTCCGCTTCGCCGAGGCGTGCAACCGCCTCGATCTGGAGGCCGGCAAGAAGAAGCCGCAGGAGCTGACGGACATCGTCGGCGAGGTCACCAAGGGTGGAGCGGAGAGCAAGACCAAGGGGGCCCTCCAGGGGGCCGCGGAGGCGGTGTCCGACGCCATCAAAGGCGGTGGCGAGGGCGGTCGCGAGGAATCCGGCGAGGACGAGGAGGAGGGCGAGCACGGGAAGGAGCGGGAGCGGGTGCATCGGGCACGGCGGAAGGAGCCCGCGGAGCGGCGGGAACGGCCGTCCCGTCGGGCGACCCGGCAACGCGAGGAATGA
- a CDS encoding histone protein, whose translation MNQGTKAMLAAALAGGYVLGRTKKGRLALTVASYLAGREFGLQPRQIVAEAVRRVSEIPQVTELVDQLRGEVMDAGREALAAAANHQLDALADSLHDRTLQLESGGGEADEEPEGEYEEEPEEEEEEYPEDEYPEDEYEEEEEEEPEEEELEEEEAEEAEEEEPRERPRRRAVRATRKAAGAERRGGRRPSATRPTATGRKATSGRKAPAKKASAQEAPDEKTTAKKATTKKGTAKKSSAKKTAAKGTTAKKAPPSRKSAKKASAKKTAAKKSAPAKKTAPAKKAAAKKATPKKATKSTAGKTTAKKATPKKSPAKRATAKRAPAKKAPARKKAAPSKKAATTKRTTAKKSSSRADRRR comes from the coding sequence ATGAATCAGGGGACCAAGGCCATGCTCGCTGCCGCACTCGCCGGTGGCTACGTTTTGGGCCGTACGAAAAAGGGTCGGCTCGCCCTCACCGTCGCGTCGTATCTCGCCGGCCGCGAATTCGGGCTCCAGCCGCGGCAGATCGTAGCGGAAGCTGTCCGGAGGGTCAGCGAGATCCCCCAGGTCACCGAGCTGGTGGACCAGTTGCGCGGCGAGGTCATGGACGCCGGCCGCGAGGCCCTCGCGGCCGCCGCGAACCACCAGCTCGACGCGCTCGCCGATTCGCTCCACGACCGGACCCTCCAGCTGGAGAGCGGCGGGGGAGAGGCGGATGAGGAGCCGGAGGGGGAATACGAGGAGGAGCCGGAGGAAGAGGAAGAGGAATACCCGGAAGACGAATACCCGGAAGACGAATACGAGGAAGAGGAAGAAGAGGAACCCGAGGAAGAGGAACTCGAAGAGGAGGAAGCCGAGGAGGCGGAGGAAGAAGAGCCGAGGGAGCGGCCCCGCCGTCGCGCCGTGCGTGCGACGAGGAAGGCGGCCGGCGCGGAACGGCGCGGTGGACGACGCCCGTCAGCCACGAGGCCCACCGCCACCGGCAGGAAGGCCACCTCTGGGCGGAAGGCCCCGGCGAAGAAGGCGTCAGCCCAAGAGGCCCCGGACGAGAAGACGACAGCCAAGAAGGCCACCACGAAGAAAGGGACGGCCAAGAAATCGTCCGCCAAGAAGACGGCTGCCAAGGGGACGACGGCCAAGAAAGCCCCGCCAAGTAGGAAGTCCGCGAAGAAGGCGTCCGCGAAGAAGACGGCTGCCAAGAAGTCCGCCCCTGCCAAGAAAACCGCCCCCGCCAAGAAGGCCGCGGCGAAGAAGGCCACCCCCAAGAAGGCCACGAAAAGCACGGCAGGGAAGACCACCGCGAAGAAAGCCACCCCCAAGAAATCCCCGGCCAAGCGAGCCACCGCCAAGAGGGCTCCGGCCAAGAAGGCGCCCGCACGGAAGAAAGCGGCACCCTCGAAGAAGGCAGCCACGACGAAGCGGACGACTGCCAAGAAGTCATCATCACGCGCCGATCGTCGGAGGTAG
- a CDS encoding gas vesicle protein, whose translation MTEPAARRLGDYPSRAAAPYGQGTSANLADILERVLDKGIVIAGDIQINLLDIELLTIKLRLLIASVDKAKEMGIDWWEHDPALSSRADGHRSLAEENKRLRAEIAALHEAGAGALPTAEDEAETEDEAAAVKKRAARSGRKRREERER comes from the coding sequence GTGACCGAACCCGCAGCCAGGAGGCTCGGCGACTACCCGTCCAGGGCTGCCGCACCGTACGGCCAGGGCACATCGGCCAATCTCGCCGACATCCTGGAGCGCGTCCTGGACAAAGGCATCGTCATCGCCGGCGACATCCAGATCAACCTCCTGGACATCGAACTGCTCACCATCAAACTGCGCCTGCTCATCGCCTCGGTGGACAAGGCGAAGGAGATGGGGATCGACTGGTGGGAGCACGATCCTGCGCTGTCCTCCCGCGCCGACGGCCACCGTTCGCTGGCCGAGGAGAACAAACGGCTGCGCGCCGAGATCGCCGCCCTGCACGAGGCGGGCGCCGGCGCCCTGCCCACGGCCGAGGACGAGGCCGAGACCGAGGACGAGGCGGCGGCCGTGAAGAAGCGCGCCGCCCGTTCCGGCAGGAAGCGGCGCGAGGAGCGTGAACGATGA
- a CDS encoding gas vesicle protein GvpG: MGLLSQIATLPLAPVRGVAWVVERVVQAAENEYYDPEPIERALAELERALLAGEIDEETFDRREDELLDRLEEIRAHAGGAGPDAPH, translated from the coding sequence ATGGGCCTGCTGTCACAGATCGCCACCCTGCCGCTGGCGCCCGTGCGCGGTGTGGCCTGGGTCGTGGAGCGCGTCGTCCAGGCCGCGGAGAACGAGTACTACGACCCCGAGCCCATCGAACGGGCCCTGGCCGAGCTGGAACGGGCGCTCCTGGCAGGGGAGATCGACGAGGAGACCTTCGACCGGCGGGAGGACGAGCTGCTGGACCGGCTGGAGGAGATACGGGCGCATGCCGGCGGGGCCGGACCGGACGCGCCCCACTGA
- a CDS encoding gas vesicle protein K: MPPAGRRPVDRFTEVADAATRAYRRLPAAARTDPPPAVTGPRGAAQRINTGPDTVERDLVKLVLTLVELLRQLMERQALHRLDAGDLTEEQEEHLGSTLMILHDRMIELCARYDLSLKDLNLDLGPLGTLLPPSD; this comes from the coding sequence ATGCCCCCCGCCGGCCGCCGCCCGGTTGACCGCTTCACCGAAGTCGCCGACGCGGCCACCCGCGCCTACCGCCGGCTGCCCGCGGCGGCCCGGACCGACCCGCCCCCGGCCGTCACCGGGCCCCGCGGCGCCGCGCAGCGCATCAACACCGGGCCCGACACCGTCGAACGGGATCTGGTCAAACTCGTCCTCACCCTCGTCGAGCTGCTCCGCCAGCTCATGGAACGCCAGGCCCTGCACCGCCTCGACGCCGGAGACCTCACCGAGGAGCAGGAGGAACACCTGGGATCGACGCTGATGATCCTCCACGACCGCATGATCGAACTCTGCGCCCGATACGACCTCTCCCTCAAGGACCTCAATCTGGATCTCGGTCCGCTGGGCACCTTGCTGCCGCCGTCCGACTGA
- a CDS encoding GvpL/GvpF family gas vesicle protein has translation MTEPTAQDALTYAYGVARDAHEALADALAGLRGVADAPVHLVRGGANRDVVVAVSPVPARDFEEAALHVHLEDLDWLESVARAHHRVIEALAVHTTVLPLRLATVYLDDDRVRHMLDARREAFAERLSALAGHEEWGVKIYVETPATTEARPEPAGPAPDPGLSPGRAYLSRRRAQHRVREDAYQEAERAAERVEAAARDHAVDRVQHRPQQGELAQGPGENVVNDAYLVPLEHAADFGAAVRSAADGLPGIRVDVTGPWAPYSFIATTRDEPSPDEPSQGGQPQGAAP, from the coding sequence ATGACCGAGCCGACCGCTCAGGATGCCCTCACCTATGCCTACGGAGTGGCCCGGGACGCCCACGAGGCGTTGGCCGACGCGCTCGCCGGGCTCCGCGGCGTGGCGGACGCGCCGGTCCACCTGGTGCGCGGGGGAGCGAACCGTGACGTGGTGGTCGCGGTGAGCCCGGTGCCCGCCCGGGACTTCGAGGAAGCCGCACTGCATGTGCACCTGGAGGACCTGGACTGGCTGGAATCGGTCGCGCGCGCCCATCACCGGGTGATCGAGGCGCTGGCCGTGCACACCACGGTGCTGCCGCTGCGGCTGGCGACCGTCTATCTGGACGACGACCGGGTACGGCACATGCTCGACGCCCGCCGGGAGGCGTTCGCCGAGCGCCTGTCGGCCCTGGCGGGGCACGAGGAATGGGGCGTCAAGATCTACGTCGAGACGCCCGCGACGACCGAAGCCCGGCCCGAACCGGCCGGCCCGGCCCCGGACCCCGGCCTGAGCCCCGGCCGCGCCTATCTCAGCCGGCGCCGCGCGCAGCACCGGGTGCGCGAGGACGCGTACCAGGAGGCCGAACGGGCCGCCGAGCGCGTCGAGGCCGCGGCCCGCGACCATGCGGTCGACCGCGTCCAGCACCGCCCGCAGCAGGGCGAACTCGCGCAGGGGCCCGGCGAGAACGTCGTCAACGACGCCTATCTCGTGCCGCTGGAACACGCGGCGGACTTCGGTGCCGCCGTACGGAGCGCCGCCGACGGCCTCCCCGGGATCCGGGTGGACGTCACCGGCCCCTGGGCGCCGTACTCCTTCATCGCGACCACGCGCGACGAGCCGTCGCCCGATGAGCCGTCGCAGGGCGGGCAGCCGCAGGGAGCCGCGCCATGA